One part of the Solanum dulcamara chromosome 8, daSolDulc1.2, whole genome shotgun sequence genome encodes these proteins:
- the LOC129901442 gene encoding uncharacterized protein LOC129901442: protein MSTGDRSAQPIRRTRSQSRRNTVLNVDLNAAPPAENRDQEGAPIHVVSGDTTHGLRGASLTPAAIDVEALDDDVIISSPRAFAAAKNNARRNQGRVIVLDVDSEDRTSRGNSRDKRRRASTNQATNNGDIHIDLEGHSCPRRVDLKSVIPAPPKEPTFSCPVCMGPLVEEVSTKCGHIFCKACIKASIAAQGKCPTCRRKLAMKDTIRVYLPTTS from the exons ATGAGTACCGGAGATAGAAGCGCACAACCAATTAGGCGTACAAGGTCCCAGTCGAGAAGAAATACTGTGCTAAATGTGGATCTAAATGCTGCACCACCAGCTGAGAACAGAGATCAGGAAGGAGCTCCTATTCATGTTGTGTCTGGGGATACAACACATGGACTAAGAGGTGCCTCTTTGACACCTGCAGCAATTGATGTTGAGGCacttgatgatgatgtgattaTATCATCCCCTAGGGCGTTTGCAGCA GCTAAGAACAACGCCAGAAGGAATCAAGGTCGGGTTATTGTGCTTGATGTGGATTCTG AGGACCGTACGTCTAGGGGTAACAGTCGAGACAAGCGTAGAAGAGCCTCTACAAATCAAGCAACAAACAATGGTGATATTCACATTGATCTAGAAGGACATAGCTGTCCAAGG AGAGTTGATCTAAAAAGCGTAATACCAGCACCACCAAAAGAGCCTACATTCAGCTGTCCAGTGTGCATGGGTCCATTAGTTGAGGAGGTGTCGACTAAATGTGGTCACATTTTCTGCAAGGCGTGCATAAAAGCCTCCATTGCTGCTCAGGGTAAATGTCCTACGTGTAGGAGGAAATTGGCTATGAAAGACACCATAAGAGTATATCTTCCTACCACAAGCTAA
- the LOC129898861 gene encoding putative pentatricopeptide repeat-containing protein At1g12700, mitochondrial: protein MDRSDCAFSVLPIYLKNGIPFDVVTFSTLLKGIFTENKLKDGVELFKKLVTEKICEPDEFMYAIVMNGLSKRGHTEKTVSLLWLMEQGNSKLDTYIYNIVVDALCKDRNLDAAINLLNEMKQKRIPPTVVTYNSIIDGLCRIGQWEKVKILLSEMVNLNIYPNVRTFNILIDGLCEEGKVEDAEDIIKHMVKKGVEPNIITYQLCVNYQENAICYLLYCHFLSI, encoded by the coding sequence ATGGATCGTTCTGATTGTGCATTTTCGGTGTTACCCATTTACCTGAAGAATGGCATTCCATTTGATGTTGTCACCTTTAGCACCCTATTAAAGGGTATCTTTACTGAAAATAAACTTAAAGATGgagttgaattgttcaaaaaatTGGTGACAGAGAAAATTTGTGAGCCCGATGAATTCATGTATGCAATCGTCATGAATGGGCTCAGCAAAAGGGGGCATACTGAAAAAACTGTAAGTTTGCTCTGGTTAATGGAACAAGGGAACTCTAAGCTCGacacatatatctacaacaTTGTTGTTGATGCCCTTTGCAAAGATAGAAACTTAGATGCTGCTATCAACCTTTTGAACGAGATGAAGCAGAAACGCATACCTCCAACTGTAGTCACATATAATTCAATAATTGATGGTTTGTGTAGGATTGGTCAGTGGGAAAAGGTTAAGATTTTGTTATCTGAGATGGTGAACCTTAATATTTATCCAAATGTGCGAACCTTCAATATACTAATAGATGGACTATGCGAAGAAGGGAAAGTTGAAGATGCTGAGGATATAATTAAACACATGGTCAAAAAGGGTGTAGAGCCTAATATAATCACCTACCAACTTTGTGTTAATTACCAGGAAAATGCTATTTGTTATCTTCTGTATTGTCATTTTCTATCTATTTGA
- the LOC129898859 gene encoding norbelladine synthase-like encodes MIGRKASIGGYLSPPSNPRAQPWTGGGNYQAGVRVDILEGDGGVGTVIKVTFPPGTPLLTSHKEKFVVIDDEKRVKIAQVVEGGLLDLGCTLYKVNLEVIEKEIEVPVPANEAWKIYGTIQLAHIVVKELPNIVHRADILEGDGGVGTVIKVTFPPGTPLLTSHKEKFVVIDDEKRVKIAQVVEGGLLDLGFTLYKVKFEVIEKDKETCITKATIEYEVKEEAIANVSYVSIQPFKAIMDLVAKCLTQGKDGQSSV; translated from the exons ATGATTGGGCGTAAAGCGTCTATAGGTGGCTATTTAAGTCCGCCGTCAAATCCAAGGGCTCAACCCTGGACAGGCGGTGGAAACTACCAAGCTGGAGTACG GGTCGATATACTCGAAGGTGATGGTGGTGTTGGAACAGTCATCAAAGTAACATTTCCACCAGGCACACCACTTTTGACATCTCACAAAGAGAAATttgttgttattgatgatgAGAAGAGGGTGAAAATAGCTCAAGTGGTGGAAGGTGGACTTCTTGATCTTGGATGTACACTTTATAAGGTTAATTTAGAAGTCATAGAGAAAG AGATTGAAGTTCCTGTTCCAGCAAATGAAGCTTGGAAAATCTATGGCACTATTCAACTAGCACATATTGTAGTTAAAGAGCTTCCGAATATCGTTCATAGGGCCGATATACTCGAAGGTGATGGTGGTGTTGGCACAGTCATCAAAGTAACATTTCCACCTGGCACACCACTTTTGACATCTCACAAAGAGAAATttgttgttattgatgatgAGAAGAGGGTGAAAATAGCTCAAGTGGTGGAAGGTGGACTTCTTGATCTTGGATTTACACTTTATAAGGTTAAGTTTGAAGTCATAGAGAAGGATAAAGAAACATGTATCACAAAAGCAACAATTGAGTATGAAGTCAAGGAAGAAGCAATAGCTAATGTATCATATGTTAGTATCCAACCCTTCAAGGCCATAATGGATTTGGTTGCAAAGTGTCTAACTCAAGGCAAAGATGGTCAATCTTCTGTCTGA